From Penaeus chinensis breed Huanghai No. 1 chromosome 43, ASM1920278v2, whole genome shotgun sequence, a single genomic window includes:
- the LOC125048195 gene encoding circumsporozoite protein-like yields MTIDGAAGSMTIDGAAGSRTIDGAAGSMTIDRAAGFMTIDGAAGSTTIDGAAGFMTIDGAVGFMTIDGVVGSTTIDGAVGFMTIDGVVGSTTIDGAAGFMTIDRAAGSRTINGAAGFMTIDRAVGSMTIDRAVGSMTIDRAVGSMTIDGAVGSTTIDGAAGSRTIDGAAGSMTIDRATGSMTIDRATGSMTIDRAAGSRTIDGSMTIDGAAGSRTIDGAAGSMTIDGAAGSRTIDGAAGSMTIDRATGSMTIDRATGSMTIDRAAGSRTIDGSMTIDGAAGSRTIDGAAGSMTIDGAAGSMTIDRAAGSRTIDRAAGSMTIDRASGSLDDITTQANGLTGYLTDQKTGEFTH; encoded by the coding sequence ATGACGATAGATGGAGCTGCTGGTTCCATGACGATAGATGGAGCAGCTGGTTCCAGGACGATAGATGGAGCTGCTGGTTCCATGACGATAGACAGAGCAGCTGGTTTCATGACGATAGATGGAGCTGCTGGTTCCACGACGATAGATGGGGCTGCTGGTTTCATGACGATAGATGGGGCTGTTGGTTTCATGACGATAGATGGAGTAGTTGGTTCCACGACGATAGATGGGGCTGTTGGTTTCATGACGATAGACGGAGTAGTTGGTTCCACGACGATAGATGGGGCTGCTGGTTTCATGACGATAGATAGAGCTGCTGGTTCCAGGACGATAAATGGGGCTGCTGGTTTCATGACGATAGACAGAGCAGTTGGTTCAATGACGATAGACAGAGCAGTTGGTTCCATGACGATAGACAGAGCAGTTGGTTCCATGACGATAGATGGGGCTGTTGGTTCCACGACGATAGATGGAGCAGCTGGTTCCAGGACGATAGATGGAGCTGCTGGTTCCATGACGATAGACAGAGCAACTGGTTCCATGACGATAGACAGAGCAACTGGTTCCATGACGATAGACAGAGCAGCTGGTTCCAGGACGATAGATGGTTCCATGACGATAGATGGGGCTGCTGGTTCCAGGACGATAGATGGGGCTGCTGGTTCAATGACGATAGATGGAGCAGCTGGTTCCAGGACGATAGATGGAGCTGCTGGTTCCATGACGATAGACAGAGCAACTGGTTCCATGACGATAGACAGAGCAACTGGTTCCATGACGATAGACAGAGCAGCTGGTTCCAGGACGATAGATGGTTCCATGACGATAGATGGGGCTGCTGGTTCCAGGACGATAGATGGGGCTGCTGGTTCAATGACGATAGATGGAGCAGCTGGTTCCATGACGATAGACAGAGCAGCTGGTTCCAGGACGATAGACAGAGCAGCTGGTTCCATGACGATAGACAGAGCATCTGGTTCACTCGATGATATAACGACTCAGGCTAACGGACTGACTGGCTACTTAACAGACCAAAAGACTGGCGAATTCACTCATTAA